From a single Spongiibacter taiwanensis genomic region:
- a CDS encoding DUF962 domain-containing protein: MPTVEQYLKDYGVSHQNPTNQIIHIICVPVIFFACIAMAYVVPLASWTGLVSESSASWFNLATLLAIPMLVFYALLGLRSLIVGAAWFGVSLAACIALEGINAPLLEIAIAVFVIAWIGQFIGHKVEGAKPSFFKDIFFLLIGPLFVQQEFNHWVKTGSLGAQS, translated from the coding sequence ATGCCAACCGTTGAGCAATACCTGAAAGATTACGGGGTCAGCCACCAGAACCCCACCAACCAGATCATCCACATCATCTGTGTACCGGTGATATTCTTCGCCTGCATTGCCATGGCCTATGTAGTGCCATTAGCAAGCTGGACCGGACTGGTGTCCGAATCGTCGGCAAGCTGGTTTAACCTTGCCACCTTGCTGGCCATCCCCATGCTGGTGTTTTACGCCCTGCTGGGCTTGCGCAGCCTGATCGTCGGCGCGGCCTGGTTTGGCGTCTCGCTGGCCGCGTGTATCGCCCTTGAAGGCATCAATGCACCGCTGCTGGAAATCGCCATTGCCGTTTTCGTTATCGCCTGGATCGGCCAGTTTATTGGCCACAAAGTCGAAGGCGCCAAACCCTCCTTCTTCAAAGATATTTTCTTCCTATTGATTGGCCCGCTGTTTGTGCAGCAGGAATTCAATCACTGGGTGAAAACCGGCTCGCTGGGTGCGCAGTCGTGA
- a CDS encoding NAD-glutamate dehydrogenase has product MTTLSIRQQLIKRIRRISETQLAKGDAETFQRFVEQVVHVHPDDDQLGWEAEANFGVLHGLFRFVSRRADDQPLLRVFNPNVERDGWSSKHSVIYYCHRDMPFLVDSLRMALNRVGINIYLFESSVLWSERDDSGELVACGGKQRDGAERESIGYVMIDRCSDADQLADIARVLGDSLTDVGLTVGDFQPMLERLDTCIEQVAGLGDDHAEEVAFLRWLRDGNFTFLGMAAFNLEEGSSGTIISEDGAARLGLMKKRAPLEPALLTALGDGFVHFYHAAPALAFTKTAQKSTVHRAVYADYIIIKRYGTDGAVIGETRVLGLYTSGMYFQSIDRIPLLRAKSQWLEAHSQLDNASHNGKTFKAIIERHPRDEMIQATNEELLETLLGIWKIYERRAVRLFVRVDAFEKFVSCIVYLPREAVRLESQIEQVLGSALQSSDCDITTQFMAESVLARVHLIYRVSGRGVKTLDREALEDEIRELTRDWRQRFGEICVERFGEERGRQLAHRYRQAFPSAYQDRFTPMLGVNDMELCQQLRDRSDISISLFQEVGADHKRLRLKLFQREESLQLSDVMPVLENMGSRVLVEHPFHISPQGESDIWMHDFSLEHELGSGMAPNIEVVGETYQDALRAIWRGQAENDTFNRLVFGARLDWRAVALIRAYARYLKQLGSLFSMEFVASVLCAHVEICRDLMALFRCLFDPRRGETKQSGDRVEKIRQRILDGLDQVQNLNEDQVLRQYLAAIDATLRTNYFQTDEAGNYRECIALKINTRKLDFAPEPRPEFEIYVFSPRVEGVHLRGGKVARGGIRWSDRLEDFRTEILGLVKAQQVKNAVIVPTGAKGGFVARRAASFATREELQAEGIACYRLFIGSLLDITDNRVGNKVVRPEGVVCRDDEDPYLVVAADKGTATFSDTANEIAAQHQFWLGDAFASGGSNGYDHKAMGITARGAWVAVQRHFRELGMNVQEEDFTVVGIGDMAGDVFGNGMLLSRHIKLVGAFNHQHIFIDPTPDPEAAWQERKRLFDQPRSSWADYNADLISKGGGVFERSAKQIPLSAAMRKLLDCKHKSLAPNELIKLLLKAEVDLIWNGGIGTYVKASSESNSDVGDRSNDALRVNGRDLRCRVVGEGGNLGLTQLGRMEYCRHGGICNTDFVDNAAGVDCSDHEVNIKILLNTKVESQDLTAKQRNKLLANMTDAVGELVLENNSSQTLAISLAQFRRRKHHYDYLRFLEHLEESGRLQRALEYLPDNDTIKDLHGEGKSWTRPELAVLVSYAKVELKEQLLEADLSADDWVAKRVFNAFPAALHKTYGNDIRGHRLAKEIIATQLANDMVNMMGFSYSLRQNISVGASAAQTAMAFVTVMELFDLGALWREVEGLDYQVDSAVQYELFHQIMRLGRRSTRWFLRNKHDFSPQQSVSRMKPDFERVMPKITEIQGKGLGALWRLQVAQWTQAKVPDDLASRIAAFDAYFLLPGAIDAAKNSDCDAESMTALLFSVVDSLSLDWILERLIEWQPDSRWQDLARESYVDNLEILLRKLIVGLQQHSDHCNADILSQWRDANRQRIERYLSMTNSLRATATQDLSVFTVIERELQDLVEASLANLSAAKAG; this is encoded by the coding sequence ATGACAACCTTGAGTATCCGCCAGCAATTGATCAAACGTATTCGGCGCATCAGCGAGACCCAGTTAGCCAAAGGCGACGCCGAAACCTTCCAGCGCTTTGTCGAACAGGTCGTCCATGTACATCCGGATGATGACCAGCTGGGCTGGGAAGCCGAGGCGAATTTTGGGGTACTTCACGGCCTGTTTCGTTTCGTCAGTCGTCGCGCTGACGACCAGCCGCTGCTGAGGGTATTCAACCCCAATGTGGAGCGGGACGGCTGGTCGAGCAAGCACAGCGTGATCTACTACTGCCATCGCGATATGCCCTTCCTGGTCGATTCACTGCGCATGGCCTTGAACCGAGTGGGAATCAATATTTACCTGTTTGAAAGCTCGGTACTGTGGTCGGAGCGGGACGACAGCGGTGAGCTGGTGGCCTGTGGCGGTAAGCAACGCGATGGTGCCGAGCGGGAAAGCATTGGCTACGTCATGATCGACCGCTGCAGCGATGCCGACCAGCTCGCCGATATTGCCCGGGTGCTCGGCGATTCCCTCACCGACGTGGGGCTTACTGTGGGCGACTTTCAACCCATGCTGGAGCGCCTCGATACCTGCATTGAACAGGTGGCGGGTCTGGGCGATGACCACGCCGAGGAGGTGGCCTTTCTGCGCTGGCTGCGCGATGGCAACTTCACCTTTTTGGGCATGGCGGCGTTCAATCTGGAGGAGGGCTCGAGCGGCACAATCATCAGCGAAGATGGTGCCGCCCGTCTTGGCTTGATGAAAAAGCGTGCCCCCCTGGAGCCGGCACTGCTCACGGCCTTGGGTGACGGCTTTGTGCATTTCTATCACGCCGCGCCGGCCCTGGCGTTTACCAAAACCGCCCAGAAGTCGACCGTCCACCGGGCGGTGTATGCCGACTACATCATTATCAAACGCTATGGCACTGACGGCGCGGTGATTGGCGAAACCCGGGTGCTCGGGCTGTACACCTCGGGGATGTATTTCCAGAGCATCGACCGCATTCCGCTGCTCCGCGCCAAATCCCAATGGCTCGAAGCCCATTCCCAGTTAGACAACGCCAGCCATAACGGCAAAACCTTTAAAGCGATCATAGAGCGCCATCCCCGGGATGAGATGATTCAGGCGACCAATGAGGAGCTGCTGGAAACCCTGCTGGGCATCTGGAAAATCTACGAGCGCCGCGCGGTGCGCTTGTTTGTTCGCGTGGATGCCTTTGAGAAGTTTGTCAGCTGCATTGTTTACCTTCCCCGTGAGGCGGTGCGCCTGGAGAGCCAGATAGAACAGGTGTTGGGCAGCGCCCTGCAAAGCAGCGACTGCGATATCACCACCCAGTTTATGGCCGAGTCGGTGCTGGCCCGGGTCCATTTGATTTACCGGGTGTCGGGGCGGGGCGTTAAGACGCTCGATCGCGAGGCCCTGGAAGACGAGATTCGCGAGCTCACCCGGGACTGGCGGCAGCGCTTTGGCGAGATATGTGTGGAGCGCTTTGGCGAGGAGCGCGGCCGCCAGTTGGCCCATCGCTATCGGCAAGCTTTCCCCAGTGCTTATCAGGATCGCTTCACCCCCATGTTGGGGGTAAACGATATGGAGTTGTGCCAGCAGTTGCGGGATCGCAGCGATATCAGCATCAGCCTGTTTCAGGAGGTGGGTGCCGACCACAAGCGGCTGCGCCTCAAACTGTTTCAGCGGGAAGAGTCGCTGCAGTTGTCCGATGTGATGCCAGTGCTGGAAAACATGGGCTCCCGGGTGCTGGTGGAACATCCCTTCCATATCAGCCCCCAGGGTGAAAGCGATATCTGGATGCACGACTTTTCACTGGAACACGAACTCGGCTCGGGGATGGCGCCGAATATCGAGGTAGTGGGCGAAACCTATCAGGACGCGCTGCGGGCCATCTGGCGAGGGCAGGCCGAGAACGACACCTTTAACCGGCTGGTATTTGGTGCCCGCTTGGATTGGCGCGCGGTGGCATTGATCCGCGCCTATGCCCGCTACCTGAAACAGCTCGGCTCCCTGTTCAGCATGGAGTTTGTTGCCTCGGTGCTGTGTGCCCACGTGGAAATCTGTCGGGATTTAATGGCGCTGTTCCGTTGCCTGTTTGACCCGCGCCGGGGAGAGACCAAACAGTCTGGCGACCGGGTTGAGAAAATCCGCCAGCGGATTCTTGATGGGCTCGATCAGGTGCAAAACCTCAACGAGGACCAGGTGCTGCGGCAATACCTGGCCGCCATCGATGCCACCCTGCGCACCAACTATTTTCAGACTGACGAGGCCGGGAATTATCGCGAATGCATTGCCCTGAAAATCAACACCCGCAAGCTCGACTTTGCGCCAGAACCCCGGCCGGAATTTGAGATTTACGTGTTCTCACCCCGGGTGGAAGGGGTGCATTTGCGGGGTGGCAAAGTGGCCCGGGGCGGCATTCGCTGGTCAGACCGCCTGGAAGACTTCCGCACTGAAATTCTCGGTCTGGTCAAAGCCCAGCAGGTAAAAAATGCGGTGATTGTGCCCACTGGCGCCAAGGGCGGGTTTGTGGCCCGGCGGGCGGCATCCTTTGCCACCCGGGAAGAACTGCAGGCGGAGGGCATTGCCTGTTACCGCCTGTTTATCGGCAGTCTTTTGGACATTACCGACAACCGGGTGGGGAACAAGGTTGTGCGCCCTGAAGGGGTGGTTTGCCGGGACGACGAAGATCCCTATCTGGTAGTGGCAGCGGACAAGGGCACCGCCACCTTCTCAGACACCGCCAATGAAATTGCTGCCCAGCATCAGTTCTGGCTCGGGGATGCCTTTGCCTCTGGCGGCAGCAATGGTTACGACCACAAGGCCATGGGCATCACCGCCCGGGGTGCCTGGGTGGCGGTGCAGCGACACTTCCGCGAATTGGGCATGAATGTTCAGGAGGAGGATTTCACTGTTGTTGGTATCGGTGATATGGCCGGCGACGTGTTTGGGAATGGCATGCTGTTGTCCCGGCATATCAAGTTAGTCGGCGCATTTAATCATCAGCACATTTTTATCGATCCCACACCTGACCCGGAGGCCGCATGGCAAGAGCGCAAGCGCCTGTTTGACCAGCCCCGCTCCAGCTGGGCCGACTACAATGCGGATTTGATTTCCAAAGGGGGCGGTGTGTTTGAGCGCAGTGCCAAGCAGATTCCCCTCAGCGCTGCCATGCGCAAACTGCTGGATTGTAAACACAAATCTCTGGCACCAAACGAGTTGATTAAGCTGCTGTTGAAGGCCGAGGTCGACCTGATCTGGAATGGCGGCATTGGCACCTATGTTAAGGCCAGCAGTGAGAGTAACAGTGACGTGGGCGACCGCAGCAACGACGCGCTGCGGGTTAACGGCAGGGACCTGCGCTGCCGGGTAGTTGGCGAGGGTGGCAACCTGGGCCTGACCCAACTGGGGCGGATGGAATACTGTCGTCACGGCGGTATCTGCAATACTGACTTTGTCGACAATGCCGCCGGCGTAGACTGTTCCGACCATGAAGTGAATATCAAAATTCTGCTCAACACCAAGGTAGAAAGTCAGGATCTGACCGCCAAGCAGCGCAATAAACTGCTGGCCAATATGACCGATGCGGTCGGTGAGCTGGTACTGGAAAACAACAGCAGTCAGACCCTGGCAATCAGTCTGGCCCAGTTCCGCCGTCGCAAGCATCACTATGATTATCTGCGGTTTCTCGAGCACCTCGAAGAGAGCGGTCGCTTGCAGCGGGCATTGGAATACCTGCCGGATAACGACACGATCAAGGACCTCCACGGCGAGGGCAAAAGCTGGACCCGGCCGGAGCTGGCCGTGTTGGTGTCCTATGCCAAGGTCGAGCTCAAGGAGCAGTTGCTGGAAGCCGATCTGAGCGCCGACGACTGGGTGGCCAAGCGGGTATTCAACGCCTTTCCCGCGGCCTTGCATAAAACCTACGGCAACGATATTCGCGGTCACCGCCTGGCCAAGGAGATTATCGCGACCCAGCTGGCCAATGACATGGTCAATATGATGGGCTTCTCTTACAGTCTGCGACAGAATATTTCGGTGGGAGCCAGCGCCGCGCAAACCGCGATGGCTTTTGTTACGGTGATGGAGCTGTTTGATCTTGGCGCGCTGTGGCGTGAGGTCGAGGGGCTGGACTACCAGGTTGATTCAGCGGTGCAGTACGAGCTGTTTCATCAGATCATGCGGCTGGGTCGGCGCAGCACTCGCTGGTTTCTGCGCAACAAACACGACTTTTCACCCCAGCAGTCTGTCAGCCGGATGAAGCCCGACTTTGAACGGGTGATGCCAAAGATTACTGAAATTCAGGGCAAAGGTCTGGGCGCGCTGTGGCGCCTGCAGGTGGCCCAGTGGACCCAGGCAAAAGTCCCTGACGATCTTGCCAGCCGCATTGCTGCTTTCGACGCTTATTTTCTACTGCCCGGCGCCATTGATGCCGCGAAAAACAGCGACTGCGATGCCGAGTCGATGACGGCGCTGTTGTTCAGTGTGGTGGATAGCCTGTCTTTGGATTGGATTCTGGAGAGACTGATTGAATGGCAGCCCGATAGCCGGTGGCAGGACCTGGCCCGGGAGTCCTATGTCGATAACCTGGAAATCCTATTGCGCAAGTTGATTGTTGGCCTGCAGCAACATTCGGATCATTGTAATGCGGATATTCTCAGCCAGTGGCGTGACGCCAACCGCCAGCGCATTGAGCGCTACCTCAGCATGACCAATTCTCTGCGCGCCACCGCCACCCAGGATTTGTCGGTATTTACGGTCATTGAACGGGAGCTGCAGGATCTGGTGGAGGCGTCCCTGGCCAATCTCTCCGCTGCCAAGGCAGGGTAG
- a CDS encoding molybdopterin-dependent oxidoreductase — MSDKRQPPHGQRYITHFERFGLPTFAFYKPDESKPWQLTVKGTTAANLDIKPQLAALPRQHQTADFHCVTSWSYADVSWAGVAFADVYNQLIKPHLPEGNSPNIVVFRGDDSYVTSLPLEDALADGVMIADEMNGAPIHFDHGAPLRLVAPKHYGYKNVKHLRTIELADSEGAYTFPKPWPRLMEHPRGRVDYQERGRHLPPWLFRWLYLPIVWPTRLLFRQVAKGRRSD; from the coding sequence ATGAGTGACAAACGACAGCCACCCCACGGTCAGCGGTATATCACCCACTTCGAGCGCTTTGGTTTGCCTACCTTCGCCTTTTACAAACCCGATGAGAGCAAGCCCTGGCAACTCACGGTGAAAGGGACGACTGCTGCGAATCTGGATATCAAACCTCAATTAGCCGCCCTGCCCCGCCAGCATCAGACCGCTGATTTTCATTGCGTGACGTCTTGGTCCTACGCCGATGTTTCCTGGGCCGGTGTTGCCTTTGCCGATGTTTACAACCAGCTAATCAAGCCCCATCTACCCGAGGGCAACAGTCCGAATATTGTGGTGTTTCGCGGCGACGACAGCTACGTGACCAGCCTGCCCCTGGAGGATGCCCTGGCCGATGGCGTAATGATCGCCGATGAGATGAACGGTGCGCCCATCCATTTTGATCACGGCGCACCCTTGCGGCTGGTTGCGCCGAAGCACTACGGCTATAAAAACGTGAAACACCTGCGGACCATCGAGCTGGCCGACAGCGAAGGCGCGTATACCTTCCCCAAGCCCTGGCCCCGGCTGATGGAGCATCCCCGAGGCCGAGTTGATTACCAGGAACGAGGGCGGCATCTGCCACCCTGGTTATTTCGTTGGTTGTACCTTCCCATTGTCTGGCCAACGCGCTTGCTGTTCCGGCAGGTTGCCAAAGGTCGGCGCTCAGACTGA
- a CDS encoding neutral/alkaline non-lysosomal ceramidase N-terminal domain-containing protein encodes MTMSIHARPIRRLSLALPLVICVACGGGGSSSGGSGNTDNGGSGEPGQSALTRAEQCLRQSNALAVGAGLDAPGRLEVDLPGIGQPGQCAGDGDYQFGTGISDITGPAANTGGSGWESPTQVFSGIHSRQFSRAFAIASPCSGKRVMFVSNDQGLMFGSVRQGVLAGIAADPQLAPHYTADNLMLSATHTHQGPAGYSHYEAPNALHFGFDQLVLDTLIEGTLTAIRQAHANLQANPQRERIVLASGELLNANIQRSAPAFAMNPADERAAFLNERGEEIQVNKRVLQLNLLRGNGAAVGIINWFGVHPTILGPELNLVSSDHKGFASLAFETAMQTDYQAPLGEDRFVAAFAQMDEGDSSPNIAIAEHPWPAPQRGGGIDPYDSNTIAGRKSLIKALELYQSGSALSGPVDYRLFHVQMDSVTVNDPTVLASLSHPASLDSPVKRTCTAALGVSFAAGAEDGPGPGDEGITCAASPDVLAAAQADLATLFNIDPENFPTGALPTSLLSAALLCQIQNAPLPGADFSCQAEKPVAIPIGTIAAEPAIVPLQLFRIGKLAILGLPWEVTTMAARRLRSSLYEVLSPVGIDTIVIAGLVNDYVHYLPTREEYASQQYEGASSLFGPWALAAVQQESRRLAISLRDNLPAPSGPDYVDTDPVLIRPPYVPSDVDPGPGFGALINDVPERVLRGETVRAEFQSAHPRNDLQLNRGYVLVERQVDDTDWEVVATDKSPALLYVWKPSAPSPLPLDSPVTGPSTAEAVWTVPGDAPAGVYRLRHQGVAQTLGGEPSPFEGVSSSFEIAGAPGECP; translated from the coding sequence ATGACTATGTCAATCCACGCTCGCCCCATTCGGCGACTCAGCCTTGCCCTGCCCCTGGTCATTTGCGTTGCCTGCGGCGGTGGCGGTTCCAGCAGCGGAGGGTCAGGCAACACGGACAACGGCGGCAGCGGCGAGCCCGGCCAGTCTGCGCTGACCCGAGCCGAGCAGTGCCTGCGCCAAAGCAATGCGCTAGCCGTGGGTGCCGGTCTCGACGCGCCGGGTCGCCTTGAAGTGGATCTGCCCGGCATCGGCCAGCCCGGTCAGTGCGCTGGCGACGGCGACTATCAGTTTGGTACCGGCATCTCGGATATTACCGGCCCCGCGGCTAACACCGGCGGTAGCGGTTGGGAATCCCCAACCCAGGTATTTAGCGGCATCCACAGCCGCCAGTTTTCCCGGGCCTTTGCCATCGCCTCGCCCTGCAGCGGTAAGCGGGTCATGTTTGTGTCCAACGATCAGGGCTTGATGTTCGGCTCGGTGCGCCAGGGCGTGTTGGCGGGCATTGCGGCCGATCCCCAGCTCGCACCCCACTATACTGCCGACAACCTGATGCTATCGGCTACCCACACCCACCAGGGGCCGGCGGGCTATTCCCACTATGAAGCGCCCAATGCGCTGCATTTTGGCTTTGACCAATTAGTGCTGGATACCTTGATTGAGGGCACCCTGACCGCGATTCGCCAGGCCCATGCCAACCTGCAGGCCAACCCCCAGCGCGAACGCATTGTGCTGGCCAGCGGCGAATTGCTGAACGCGAATATCCAGCGCTCGGCACCCGCCTTTGCCATGAACCCTGCCGACGAGCGGGCCGCGTTTTTGAATGAGCGAGGCGAAGAAATTCAGGTCAATAAACGAGTGCTGCAGTTAAATCTGCTGCGGGGCAATGGCGCAGCCGTAGGCATCATCAACTGGTTTGGCGTGCACCCCACCATCCTCGGGCCCGAGCTTAATCTGGTCAGCTCAGATCATAAGGGCTTTGCGTCACTGGCCTTTGAAACGGCCATGCAGACCGACTACCAGGCGCCCCTGGGTGAAGACCGTTTTGTGGCCGCCTTCGCCCAAATGGATGAGGGCGACTCGTCACCCAATATCGCCATTGCCGAGCATCCCTGGCCGGCGCCCCAGCGCGGCGGCGGTATTGACCCCTACGATTCCAACACCATTGCCGGTCGCAAGAGCCTGATAAAAGCCCTGGAGCTGTATCAGTCCGGCAGCGCCCTGAGCGGCCCGGTGGATTACCGCCTATTCCATGTACAGATGGATAGCGTCACCGTGAACGATCCTACGGTGCTGGCCAGCCTCAGCCACCCCGCATCCCTCGATAGCCCGGTAAAACGCACTTGTACCGCCGCACTGGGAGTGTCCTTCGCCGCTGGCGCGGAGGATGGCCCAGGCCCCGGCGACGAGGGCATCACCTGCGCCGCCAGCCCCGATGTGCTCGCTGCCGCGCAGGCGGATTTGGCCACGCTGTTTAACATTGATCCCGAAAACTTTCCCACGGGCGCCCTGCCAACCTCGCTGCTGTCTGCCGCCCTGCTTTGCCAAATTCAGAATGCGCCCCTGCCCGGGGCTGACTTCTCCTGCCAGGCGGAAAAGCCAGTGGCCATTCCCATTGGGACGATCGCCGCTGAGCCCGCCATCGTGCCTCTGCAACTGTTTCGCATTGGCAAACTAGCCATTCTGGGGCTGCCCTGGGAGGTGACCACCATGGCAGCCCGGCGGCTGCGCAGCAGCCTTTATGAAGTGCTGTCACCAGTCGGCATCGACACCATAGTCATTGCCGGGCTGGTCAACGATTACGTGCACTATCTTCCCACCCGGGAAGAATACGCCTCACAACAATACGAAGGCGCCTCCAGCCTGTTTGGCCCCTGGGCGTTGGCGGCGGTGCAACAGGAGTCTCGCCGGCTGGCGATATCCCTGCGGGACAATTTGCCGGCACCCTCCGGCCCGGACTATGTCGACACCGATCCGGTGCTGATCCGTCCGCCCTACGTCCCTTCCGATGTCGATCCCGGGCCTGGCTTTGGCGCCCTCATCAACGATGTGCCAGAGCGTGTCTTGCGGGGTGAAACCGTGCGCGCCGAATTTCAGTCCGCCCATCCTCGCAACGACCTGCAATTGAATCGAGGTTATGTGTTGGTGGAGCGCCAAGTAGATGACACTGACTGGGAAGTGGTTGCCACCGATAAAAGCCCGGCGCTGTTGTATGTATGGAAACCCTCGGCGCCCTCACCCCTGCCGCTGGATTCCCCCGTCACCGGCCCCTCTACCGCCGAGGCCGTGTGGACGGTGCCGGGCGACGCGCCCGCCGGTGTATATCGGCTGCGCCATCAGGGTGTTGCCCAAACCTTGGGTGGCGAGCCAAGCCCCTTTGAGGGCGTATCGAGCAGCTTCGAGATAGCGGGCGCGCCGGGCGAATGCCCCTAG
- a CDS encoding calcium/sodium antiporter, giving the protein MLTAIACIVVGLVLLLWSANRFVEGAAASAHHFGMPALLIGMVVVGFGTSAPEMLVSGLSSYQGNPGIALGNAYGSNITNIALILGLTAVLAPITVHSRILRRELPILLIVSLLAVIQLWDGTITTLEAGVLIGVFALVMIWTVYQGMSDARDNLSNEFEQELGGNTLPLRRALFWLFFGLLLLIVSSRILVWGAVEISIALGVSDLVIGLTIIAAGTSLPELASSVIAARKGEHDIALGNVLGSNLFNTLAVVGIAGLINPIEVGPEVLQRDVLVMVALTLSLFVVGYGFRRPGRINRAEGTLLLLAYCAYTVMLIATAINH; this is encoded by the coding sequence ATGTTAACTGCTATCGCCTGTATTGTTGTTGGTTTGGTGCTACTACTGTGGAGCGCCAACCGCTTCGTGGAGGGCGCCGCCGCCAGCGCGCACCACTTTGGCATGCCAGCGTTGCTCATTGGTATGGTTGTGGTCGGCTTTGGTACTTCAGCGCCGGAGATGCTGGTGTCTGGGCTTTCCTCGTACCAGGGAAATCCCGGCATTGCGCTGGGCAATGCCTACGGCTCCAACATCACCAATATTGCCTTGATACTTGGCCTCACCGCCGTGCTCGCACCTATCACCGTGCACTCCCGAATTCTGCGCCGGGAACTCCCCATATTGCTGATAGTGAGCCTGCTGGCGGTGATACAACTGTGGGACGGCACGATCACTACGCTGGAAGCCGGCGTGCTGATCGGTGTGTTTGCACTAGTGATGATCTGGACGGTGTATCAGGGAATGAGCGATGCCAGAGACAACCTGAGCAACGAGTTCGAACAGGAGTTAGGCGGCAATACCCTGCCCCTGAGGCGTGCTCTTTTCTGGCTGTTTTTTGGATTGCTGCTGTTAATTGTCAGCTCCCGCATCCTGGTGTGGGGCGCGGTGGAAATTTCCATCGCCCTTGGCGTGAGTGATCTGGTGATCGGGCTGACCATCATCGCAGCGGGTACATCACTGCCGGAGCTGGCTTCGTCTGTGATTGCCGCCCGCAAGGGCGAGCACGACATCGCATTGGGTAATGTGCTGGGTTCCAACCTGTTCAACACCCTCGCCGTAGTGGGGATTGCTGGCCTTATCAACCCCATTGAGGTCGGACCCGAGGTGCTGCAACGGGATGTGCTGGTCATGGTCGCCCTGACCTTGTCCCTCTTCGTGGTGGGCTATGGCTTTCGCAGACCCGGACGCATCAACCGCGCTGAGGGCACGCTGCTGTTGCTGGCCTACTGTGCTTACACCGTGATGCTGATTGCCACCGCAATCAATCACTGA
- a CDS encoding DUF1993 domain-containing protein, with the protein MSMSLYEVSVGSYLQILEANLGVLAKAEAHLKKTGASPDDILQDRLCEDMLPLEFQLRSIVHHSLGCVKGLEAGLFQPPANEPDLDYATLKGRIENALSELKAISPDTVNGYAGKTIVFKIGEREMPFTAEHFVLSFSLPNFYFHSTTCYDLLRKRGVALGKIDYLGQMKISR; encoded by the coding sequence ATGTCAATGTCACTTTATGAGGTCAGTGTTGGCAGTTACTTGCAAATTCTTGAAGCGAATTTGGGAGTGCTGGCCAAAGCGGAAGCGCATTTGAAAAAGACCGGAGCGTCACCGGACGACATTCTGCAAGACCGCCTGTGCGAAGACATGCTGCCGCTGGAGTTTCAGCTGCGCTCCATTGTTCATCACTCCCTGGGTTGCGTTAAAGGGCTGGAGGCGGGCCTGTTTCAGCCGCCGGCAAACGAACCCGATCTGGACTACGCCACCTTAAAAGGTCGCATCGAGAATGCGCTCAGCGAATTAAAAGCCATAAGCCCGGATACCGTGAATGGCTATGCCGGTAAAACCATCGTCTTTAAAATTGGTGAACGCGAGATGCCCTTCACGGCAGAGCATTTTGTGCTGAGCTTCTCCCTGCCCAACTTTTACTTTCATTCCACCACCTGCTACGACCTGTTGAGAAAACGCGGCGTGGCCTTGGGCAAAATCGATTACCTCGGCCAGATGAAAATCAGCCGGTAA
- a CDS encoding Crp/Fnr family transcriptional regulator — MTKPPDESSPKGSWSRTWDGLVSPELSQALFEASTLRKLVDGEMLYRRGDQSRELFGVSSGRLRLSITTADGSESLVGLYGPGTWFGEVTCFDERPRPTDVHAVGQTEVRVVPADKLRAILDRNPIWYRDFARVLCNKLRLALAHIETTILPISVRVGLRVLDLAEAYRFGDANSPIEITLSQEELARMLGVTRQSVNKELREFERRGWVRLGRGKLVLLEGAALRDHVERGGASELLAQ, encoded by the coding sequence ATGACAAAACCGCCTGACGAGTCATCGCCCAAGGGGAGCTGGAGCCGCACCTGGGACGGCCTGGTGTCGCCGGAACTCAGCCAGGCCTTGTTTGAGGCCAGCACCCTGCGCAAGCTGGTCGATGGGGAAATGCTCTATCGCCGCGGCGATCAAAGTCGGGAATTATTCGGGGTCAGCTCGGGCCGATTGCGCTTGTCGATTACCACTGCCGATGGCAGCGAAAGCCTGGTGGGCCTCTATGGCCCCGGCACCTGGTTTGGTGAAGTGACCTGTTTTGATGAGCGGCCAAGACCGACTGACGTTCATGCGGTGGGTCAAACCGAGGTGCGCGTTGTTCCCGCTGATAAGTTGCGGGCCATACTGGACCGCAACCCGATCTGGTATCGGGACTTTGCCCGGGTGCTGTGCAACAAACTGCGCCTGGCATTGGCGCATATTGAGACCACCATCCTACCCATCTCGGTGAGAGTGGGTTTGCGGGTGCTGGATTTGGCCGAAGCCTATCGCTTTGGTGATGCCAACAGCCCGATTGAGATCACCCTTTCGCAGGAAGAGCTGGCGCGCATGTTGGGGGTGACCCGACAAAGCGTGAACAAAGAACTGCGGGAGTTTGAGCGCCGGGGCTGGGTGCGCTTGGGGCGCGGCAAGTTAGTATTGTTAGAGGGTGCAGCCCTGCGCGATCACGTAGAACGGGGCGGCGCATCTGAGTTGTTGGCCCAGTAA